One Georgenia wutianyii DNA segment encodes these proteins:
- a CDS encoding sodium:solute symporter family protein — MGGLDWAVVGGYFLVMVWIGMWSRRRISNAKDFYVADGKIPWWLTGISHHMSGYSAAVFVGYAALAYTTGFAVYVWWALSITVACAVGAWLFAPRWPRLRQQLGIISPLEYLTTRFNLPTEQVLAWSGALLKVFDVAAKWTASAILLNVFAGIPLAWGVLLVGGVTMFYSTIGGIWADVLTDFGQFVIQFVAAIVMFVIVLVKLDGVSTLWTMWDQLPAGHSEPFNGTLTMWFFLAYCVIATLSYNGGTWNLAMRMISTPNGREARRSMILSGGLYLLWPLVLFVPMWAAPILFPNLANPEESYAIMAQSLLPAGLVGLVLAGMFAHTMAMTASDANAISSVVVRDIIPAFRKGRGFLPEARELWVARLTTFLFIALSMGIALTSDSFGGVLGLLITWFGALVGPIAIPMLLGLLPWFRRSGPSAALISWAAGLIVFALNKYVWPGWIESLGDQAQAFTVAGPVLVSLVLFIVIGYLKPENTPESDALIDSLDRDIEDQDRATAERA; from the coding sequence GTGGGTGGTTTGGACTGGGCCGTCGTCGGCGGCTACTTCCTCGTCATGGTGTGGATCGGCATGTGGTCGAGGCGCCGGATCTCCAACGCGAAGGACTTCTACGTCGCCGACGGGAAGATCCCGTGGTGGCTGACGGGCATCTCGCACCACATGTCCGGCTACTCGGCCGCGGTCTTCGTCGGGTACGCGGCCCTCGCCTACACGACCGGCTTCGCCGTGTACGTGTGGTGGGCGCTGAGCATCACCGTCGCCTGCGCCGTCGGCGCCTGGCTCTTCGCCCCGCGCTGGCCGCGCCTGCGCCAGCAGCTGGGGATCATCTCGCCCCTCGAGTACCTCACGACGCGGTTCAACCTCCCCACCGAGCAGGTGCTCGCGTGGTCCGGGGCGCTGCTCAAGGTCTTCGACGTCGCCGCGAAGTGGACCGCCTCGGCGATCCTGCTCAACGTCTTCGCCGGCATCCCGCTGGCCTGGGGCGTCCTCCTCGTCGGCGGCGTGACGATGTTCTACTCGACGATCGGCGGCATCTGGGCCGACGTCCTCACCGACTTCGGCCAGTTCGTCATCCAGTTCGTCGCGGCCATCGTGATGTTCGTCATCGTCCTCGTCAAGCTCGACGGCGTCTCGACCCTCTGGACCATGTGGGACCAGCTCCCGGCGGGCCACTCCGAGCCGTTCAACGGCACGCTGACGATGTGGTTCTTCCTCGCGTACTGCGTCATCGCCACGCTCTCCTACAACGGCGGCACCTGGAACCTTGCGATGCGGATGATCTCCACGCCGAACGGCCGTGAGGCGCGCCGCTCGATGATCCTGTCCGGCGGCCTGTACCTGCTGTGGCCGCTCGTCCTCTTCGTGCCGATGTGGGCAGCGCCGATCCTCTTCCCGAACCTCGCGAACCCGGAGGAGTCCTACGCGATCATGGCGCAGTCGCTCCTGCCGGCCGGCCTCGTCGGCCTCGTCCTTGCCGGCATGTTCGCCCACACGATGGCGATGACGGCGTCCGACGCGAACGCGATCTCCTCGGTCGTCGTGCGCGACATCATCCCCGCCTTCCGCAAGGGCAGGGGCTTCCTCCCCGAGGCCCGTGAGCTGTGGGTCGCCCGCCTCACGACCTTCCTCTTCATCGCGCTCTCCATGGGCATCGCGCTCACCTCCGACAGCTTCGGCGGCGTCCTCGGCCTGCTCATCACGTGGTTCGGCGCGCTCGTCGGGCCCATCGCGATCCCGATGCTCCTCGGGCTCCTGCCCTGGTTCCGGAGGTCCGGCCCCTCCGCCGCCCTCATCTCCTGGGCCGCCGGCCTCATCGTCTTCGCGCTCAACAAGTACGTGTGGCCCGGCTGGATCGAGTCGCTCGGCGACCAGGCCCAGGCCTTCACGGTCGCCGGCCCCGTCCTCGTCTCCCTCGTCCTCTTCATCGTCATCGGCTACCTCAAGCCCGAGAACACCCCGGAGAGCGACGCGCTCATCGACTCCCTCGACCGCGACATCGAGGACCAGGACCGCGCGACGGCGGAGCGCGCCTGA
- a CDS encoding AGE family epimerase/isomerase yields METVSWRRHLEQDVLPWWQGRALDDEVGGVFTCFDNDGVLLSQEKYTWSQGRWAWLCAELAEEARAGRLDVDAEAWAARATGTARFLAAHVPVGEGRTAFRTDRHGRRLTGPDGEVAASVFADLFAALGLGAAARVDPSAPPEWVRLATTILTTAETAILDRTALTAPYPVPPGFRDLAGPMNLLHTAAELLRARDAGAAAAPADWERVTAVRDRALASLHEEFLDRATWFEFRPERAGLDEAMLARHRTPGHLLEALWMLVHAEQQAGLVPDTARYLALARTALAIGWDAEEGGVLRYTDRDGGPPRGDLLGPEPTPYEALVTGTWDTKLWWVHAEALYATALLASLTGDTDMAAWAERVADYTMETFPDAVNGEWLQIRERSGAPLNAVVALPVKDPFHVIRALIFLNRTTPQGAS; encoded by the coding sequence ATGGAGACGGTCAGCTGGCGCCGGCACCTCGAGCAGGACGTCCTGCCGTGGTGGCAGGGCCGTGCCCTCGACGACGAGGTGGGCGGGGTGTTCACCTGCTTCGACAACGACGGTGTGCTGCTCTCGCAGGAGAAGTACACGTGGTCGCAGGGACGGTGGGCCTGGCTGTGCGCGGAGCTCGCCGAGGAGGCCCGCGCGGGACGCCTCGACGTCGACGCCGAGGCGTGGGCCGCACGGGCCACGGGCACAGCGCGCTTCCTCGCCGCACACGTGCCGGTCGGTGAGGGACGCACGGCGTTCCGGACCGACCGGCACGGGCGCCGGCTGACCGGACCGGACGGTGAGGTCGCCGCGAGCGTCTTCGCCGACCTGTTCGCCGCGCTCGGGCTCGGCGCGGCGGCACGGGTGGACCCCTCCGCCCCGCCGGAGTGGGTCCGGCTCGCGACGACCATCCTCACGACCGCCGAGACCGCGATCCTCGACCGTACGGCGCTCACCGCGCCGTACCCGGTGCCACCGGGGTTCCGCGACCTCGCCGGGCCGATGAACCTCCTCCACACGGCCGCGGAGCTGCTCCGGGCGCGCGACGCCGGGGCGGCGGCCGCCCCAGCGGACTGGGAGCGCGTCACCGCGGTGCGGGACCGTGCCCTCGCGTCCCTGCACGAGGAGTTCCTCGACCGCGCGACGTGGTTCGAGTTCCGCCCGGAGCGCGCCGGGCTCGACGAGGCGATGCTCGCGCGCCACCGCACGCCGGGCCACCTCCTCGAGGCGCTGTGGATGCTCGTGCACGCCGAGCAGCAGGCCGGGCTGGTCCCGGACACGGCGCGGTACCTCGCCCTCGCGCGCACCGCCCTGGCCATCGGCTGGGACGCCGAGGAGGGCGGGGTCCTGCGCTACACCGACCGGGACGGCGGCCCGCCCCGCGGCGACCTGCTCGGCCCCGAGCCGACGCCCTACGAGGCACTGGTCACCGGCACGTGGGACACCAAGCTGTGGTGGGTCCACGCCGAGGCGCTCTACGCCACCGCCCTCCTCGCCTCCCTCACCGGGGACACCGACATGGCGGCCTGGGCCGAACGCGTCGCGGACTACACGATGGAGACCTTCCCCGACGCCGTGAACGGGGAGTGGCTGCAGATCCGGGAGCGGTCCGGTGCACCGCTCAACGCCGTCGTCGCCCTGCCCGTCAAGGACCCGTTCCACGTCATCCGGGCACTGATCTTCCTCAACCGCACGACACCGCAAGGAGCGTCATGA
- a CDS encoding 6-phosphogluconolactonase, translating to MTLHPIRLHVHGTPEEMGSAAGTRAALLLREALAARGSARVMLAAAPSQAHTLRTLAAAQDLDFGAVTFFHMDDYVGLPLDARQGFGNWLEANFLSLLPGPTTFHRIPVDQAADEAAAGYARTMGEEPFDVLLCGLGVNAHLAFNDPPADFSDPRAARVVELDAVSRRQQADEGHFPTVEDVPERAVTVTIPRLLHSAHVVCSVPGGAKRAAVTRTLGLDPTPEVPGTALKLHPDVDLYVDAAAAPDAETSRG from the coding sequence ATGACTCTGCACCCGATCCGTCTCCACGTGCACGGCACACCCGAGGAGATGGGCAGCGCCGCCGGGACCCGGGCGGCCCTCCTGCTGCGTGAGGCGCTCGCAGCCAGGGGCAGCGCGCGCGTCATGCTGGCCGCCGCCCCGAGCCAGGCGCACACCCTGCGGACGCTCGCCGCGGCACAGGACCTCGACTTCGGCGCGGTCACCTTCTTCCACATGGACGACTACGTCGGTCTGCCGCTCGACGCCCGCCAGGGGTTCGGCAACTGGCTCGAGGCGAACTTCCTCTCCCTGCTCCCCGGCCCGACCACCTTCCACCGCATCCCGGTGGACCAGGCCGCGGACGAGGCCGCCGCGGGGTACGCCCGGACGATGGGCGAGGAGCCGTTCGACGTCCTCCTCTGCGGGCTCGGGGTCAACGCCCACCTCGCGTTCAACGACCCACCGGCCGACTTCTCCGACCCCCGCGCCGCACGGGTGGTCGAGCTCGACGCCGTCTCCCGCCGGCAGCAGGCCGACGAGGGCCACTTCCCCACGGTCGAGGACGTCCCCGAGCGCGCCGTCACCGTGACCATCCCCCGGCTGCTCCACAGCGCGCACGTCGTGTGCTCCGTCCCGGGCGGCGCGAAGCGGGCCGCCGTGACCCGGACCCTCGGGCTGGACCCCACCCCCGAGGTCCCCGGCACCGCGCTCAAGCTCCACCCCGACGTCGACCTCTACGTCGACGCGGCCGCCGCGCCGGACGCGGAGACCTCCCGTGGCTGA
- a CDS encoding neutral/alkaline non-lysosomal ceramidase N-terminal domain-containing protein, which translates to MTSGPGTVRAGAAVELVDVPAGTPMAGFAARLGPSTGVHDPLSVRAVVLDDVALVTADVCTLHEESCAQVRRHVRALGLEDVVVTATHTHSGPCVGLGRAGEHDAAVHDRVVAAAVTAVDRARRAQVPATLEYGQATGVDVARNRRHPDRVIDPAVQTLHARAAGEGGVPGDVVLTLVTYPCHPVVLDGANTLVSADYPGVLRDLVEQATPGSVCVFATGAAGDVNTGHSAESSFTPTGDGRRTFAEAWRIGTVLATAVTASATHPLPADRVSLRSAEVVLPVDADGHPTWTGRVTVLAAGPLRVVGLPGEPFLATAERIVALRPGRPTVVLGYADGVPGYLPVTEEYAHGGYEVRDAYRYYGMPGPFLPGAAEILHDAVRRLLEEDGGG; encoded by the coding sequence ATGACCTCCGGGCCGGGCACCGTGCGCGCCGGGGCGGCGGTCGAGCTCGTCGACGTCCCGGCCGGCACGCCGATGGCAGGGTTCGCCGCACGACTGGGCCCGAGCACCGGCGTCCACGACCCGCTGAGCGTGCGCGCCGTCGTCCTCGACGACGTCGCGCTCGTCACGGCGGACGTGTGCACCCTCCACGAGGAGTCCTGCGCGCAGGTCCGCCGGCACGTCCGCGCCCTCGGCCTGGAGGACGTCGTCGTCACGGCGACCCACACCCACTCCGGGCCGTGCGTCGGGCTCGGGCGCGCCGGGGAGCACGACGCCGCGGTCCACGACCGTGTCGTCGCCGCCGCCGTGACCGCCGTCGACCGCGCCCGCCGCGCCCAGGTCCCGGCGACGCTGGAGTACGGGCAGGCCACCGGGGTCGACGTCGCGCGCAACCGCCGCCATCCCGACCGGGTCATCGACCCGGCGGTGCAGACGCTGCACGCCCGCGCCGCCGGCGAGGGCGGCGTGCCGGGGGACGTCGTCCTCACGCTCGTGACCTACCCGTGCCACCCGGTGGTCCTCGACGGCGCCAACACGCTCGTGAGCGCCGACTACCCGGGCGTCCTCCGCGACCTCGTCGAGCAGGCCACACCGGGCAGCGTGTGCGTGTTCGCGACCGGCGCCGCCGGGGACGTCAACACCGGACACTCCGCGGAGTCGTCCTTCACCCCCACCGGGGACGGACGGCGGACCTTCGCCGAGGCCTGGCGCATCGGCACCGTGCTCGCCACGGCCGTCACGGCGTCGGCCACCCACCCCCTGCCCGCCGACCGCGTCTCGCTCAGGTCGGCCGAGGTCGTGCTGCCCGTCGACGCCGACGGCCACCCGACGTGGACCGGGCGGGTGACCGTCCTCGCCGCCGGACCGTTGCGCGTCGTCGGGCTGCCCGGTGAACCCTTCCTCGCCACCGCCGAGCGCATCGTTGCCCTGCGCCCGGGCCGGCCGACCGTCGTCCTCGGCTACGCGGACGGCGTCCCGGGCTACCTCCCGGTGACCGAGGAGTACGCGCACGGCGGTTACGAGGTCCGTGACGCGTACCGCTACTACGGCATGCCCGGCCCGTTCCTCCCCGGGGCCGCCGAGATCCTCCACGACGCGGTGCGCCGCCTCCTCGAGGAGGACGGCGGTGGCTAG
- a CDS encoding DEAD/DEAH box helicase, which produces MTDTSSGVITPSAGDDRIDVSTAADSAALDDAGIATIDTDITDESNEALAPELTFADFGVDQAIVDSLADGGIIHPFPIQALTLPVALGRHDIIGQAKTGTGKTLGFGIPALQNTVAPGEDGWDELPDKGKPQALVVVPTRELASQVAGDLAAASRRRPTLRVVQVYGGRAYEPQVEALQRGAEVVVGTPGRMIDLLKQRILDLSRVRTVVLDEADEMLDLGFLPDVETLLAGTPATRHTMLFSATMPGAVVALARRYMSRPTHIRAQDPNDDGQTVKSTRQVVYRAHALNKVEMLSRILQAEGRGLTIVFTRTKRTAAKVADELAERGFASAAIHGDLGQGAREQALRAFRAGKVDVLVATDVAARGIDVDDVTHVVNYQCPEDEKTYLHRIGRTGRAGQSGTAITFVDWDDMPRWGLINRTLGLGLEEPPETYHTSSHLYSDLGIPAGVTGRLPRSARTRAGLGAETLEDLGETGKSAGRGNRGGAREGSGRRDGGETRGHESRGREARNGEARGGEARRSEAPRSEAATAGEAQGKPRRRRRRRTTNDTSEG; this is translated from the coding sequence TTGACCGACACCTCCTCGGGCGTCATCACGCCCTCTGCCGGCGACGACAGGATCGACGTCTCCACCGCGGCCGACAGCGCCGCGCTCGACGACGCCGGCATCGCCACGATCGACACCGACATCACCGACGAGTCCAACGAGGCGCTCGCCCCCGAGCTCACCTTCGCCGACTTCGGCGTCGACCAGGCGATCGTCGACTCCCTCGCCGACGGCGGGATCATCCACCCCTTCCCGATCCAGGCGCTCACCCTGCCCGTCGCGCTCGGCCGCCACGACATCATCGGCCAGGCGAAGACCGGCACCGGCAAGACCCTCGGCTTCGGCATCCCGGCGCTGCAGAACACCGTCGCCCCCGGCGAGGACGGCTGGGACGAGCTGCCCGACAAGGGCAAGCCCCAGGCGCTCGTCGTCGTCCCCACCCGTGAGCTCGCCTCCCAGGTCGCCGGTGACCTCGCGGCCGCCTCGCGCCGCCGCCCCACCCTCCGTGTCGTCCAGGTCTACGGCGGGCGCGCCTACGAGCCGCAGGTCGAGGCGCTCCAGCGGGGCGCCGAGGTCGTCGTCGGCACCCCGGGCCGCATGATCGACCTGCTCAAGCAGCGCATCCTCGACCTCTCGCGCGTGCGCACCGTCGTCCTCGACGAGGCCGACGAGATGCTCGACCTCGGCTTCCTGCCCGACGTCGAGACCCTCCTCGCCGGCACCCCCGCGACCCGGCACACCATGCTCTTCTCGGCGACGATGCCCGGCGCCGTCGTGGCCCTCGCGCGCCGCTACATGAGCCGCCCGACGCACATCCGCGCGCAGGACCCGAACGACGACGGCCAGACGGTCAAGTCGACGCGACAGGTCGTCTACCGCGCGCACGCGCTCAACAAGGTCGAGATGCTCTCGCGCATCCTCCAGGCCGAGGGCCGCGGGCTGACGATCGTCTTCACCCGGACCAAGCGCACCGCCGCGAAGGTCGCCGACGAGCTCGCCGAGCGCGGCTTCGCCTCCGCCGCCATCCACGGCGACCTCGGGCAGGGCGCCCGTGAGCAGGCGCTGCGCGCCTTCCGCGCCGGGAAGGTCGACGTCCTCGTCGCCACCGACGTCGCCGCGCGCGGCATCGACGTCGACGACGTCACCCACGTCGTCAACTACCAGTGCCCCGAGGACGAGAAGACCTACCTCCACCGCATCGGCCGCACCGGCCGCGCGGGTCAGTCGGGCACCGCGATCACGTTCGTCGACTGGGACGACATGCCGCGCTGGGGGCTCATCAACCGGACCCTCGGGCTCGGGCTCGAGGAGCCGCCGGAGACCTACCACACCTCCTCGCACCTGTACTCCGACCTGGGCATCCCCGCCGGGGTGACCGGCCGCCTGCCCCGCAGCGCGCGGACCCGGGCGGGCCTGGGTGCAGAGACCCTCGAGGACCTGGGCGAGACCGGCAAGTCCGCCGGCCGCGGCAACCGCGGCGGCGCGCGCGAGGGCTCCGGCCGTCGCGACGGCGGCGAGACCCGTGGCCACGAGAGCCGTGGCCGCGAGGCCCGCAACGGTGAGGCCCGCGGTGGCGAGGCCCGCCGCAGCGAGGCCCCGCGCAGCGAGGCCGCGACCGCGGGCGAGGCCCAGGGCAAGCCGCGCCGCCGTCGTCGTCGCCGCACGACGAACGACACCAGCGAGGGCTGA
- a CDS encoding copper resistance D family protein produces MTGERAGAVRRGRRPAPHAVLLTRAALLAHALLHAVLLACAAVLVAPAHAHAALPAAGGTVVHGSGWDVVRAVDQTGQVLLYVGILGASGLVLFRLLVLDRAAPVRLLRPTAQLAAVGLVGLFLVFVSAGARLVGAGPSGFVDPELLWHSLTSRTGAATALGAGGLALALAGRGRVVPLLGVVLALVSLPLTGHTRSFGPGWLVVGSDLLHVLAGSVWFGGLLGLLLTLRAAGVETPAAARTVARFSDAAAWLVLTLAASGTVLAWVILPEPAALGTTGYGLVLLAKVATVACVLAVAAWNRFRLVPLVAAGGSRSLLRRTVGVEATALLLVLSLTGVLVSQSPV; encoded by the coding sequence GTGACCGGGGAGAGGGCCGGCGCGGTGCGGCGAGGTCGCCGGCCGGCGCCGCACGCCGTGCTCCTCACCCGCGCCGCGCTCCTCGCGCACGCCCTGCTCCACGCCGTGCTCCTCGCGTGCGCGGCGGTCCTCGTGGCCCCGGCGCACGCCCACGCGGCGCTGCCCGCCGCGGGCGGGACGGTGGTGCACGGCAGCGGGTGGGACGTCGTGCGCGCGGTCGACCAGACCGGCCAGGTGCTGCTGTACGTCGGGATCCTCGGCGCGAGCGGGCTCGTGCTCTTCCGCCTCCTCGTCCTCGACCGCGCTGCCCCGGTGCGCCTCCTGCGCCCCACGGCCCAGCTCGCCGCGGTCGGGCTGGTGGGCCTGTTCCTCGTCTTCGTCAGCGCCGGTGCGCGCCTCGTCGGCGCCGGGCCCTCCGGGTTCGTCGACCCCGAGCTGCTGTGGCACTCGCTCACCTCGCGCACCGGCGCGGCGACGGCGCTCGGGGCCGGTGGACTCGCGCTCGCCCTCGCGGGCCGCGGGCGGGTCGTGCCCCTCCTCGGCGTGGTGCTCGCGCTCGTCTCCCTGCCGCTCACCGGGCACACGCGCTCCTTCGGCCCCGGGTGGCTCGTCGTGGGCAGCGACCTCCTCCACGTCCTCGCGGGGAGCGTGTGGTTCGGCGGCCTGCTCGGCCTCCTCCTCACGCTGCGCGCGGCGGGCGTCGAGACCCCCGCGGCGGCGCGCACCGTCGCACGCTTCTCCGACGCCGCCGCCTGGCTGGTGCTCACCCTCGCCGCCTCGGGGACGGTGCTCGCCTGGGTGATCCTCCCCGAGCCGGCCGCGCTGGGCACCACCGGCTACGGCCTCGTCCTGCTCGCCAAGGTGGCGACGGTCGCGTGCGTCCTCGCGGTCGCGGCGTGGAACCGCTTCCGGCTCGTGCCCCTGGTCGCCGCGGGCGGCTCACGCTCGCTGCTGCGCCGCACGGTCGGCGTCGAGGCGACGGCCCTGCTCCTCGTCCTGTCCCTCACCGGGGTCCTGGTCTCGCAGAGCCCGGTCTGA
- a CDS encoding MarC family protein, producing MSDLLDVPLLATTFFTLFVIMDPPGTVPIFLALTSTSTAKERKRAARQATLVALGVITAFTVLGPYILGFLGISVPALQLSGGLLLLLVAMELLTGKAEEPQPAGGGKVNIALVPLGTPLLAGPGAIVAAMLAVQDADGPPGWIAIALAVLAVHVCLWLAMRFSIYIHRILGDGGTTLVTRIAGLLLAAIATQLMADAVFAFIDAHA from the coding sequence GTGAGCGACCTGCTCGACGTCCCGCTCCTGGCGACGACGTTCTTCACGCTCTTCGTCATCATGGACCCCCCGGGGACCGTGCCGATCTTCCTCGCGCTCACCTCGACGAGCACCGCGAAGGAGCGCAAGCGCGCGGCACGCCAGGCGACGCTCGTCGCGCTCGGCGTCATCACGGCCTTCACCGTGCTCGGGCCCTACATCCTCGGCTTCCTCGGCATCTCGGTGCCCGCCCTCCAGCTGTCCGGCGGACTGCTGCTCCTCCTCGTCGCGATGGAGCTGCTCACCGGCAAGGCGGAGGAGCCCCAGCCCGCCGGCGGAGGCAAGGTCAACATCGCGCTCGTCCCGCTCGGCACGCCGCTGCTCGCCGGGCCCGGTGCGATCGTCGCCGCCATGCTCGCCGTCCAGGACGCCGACGGCCCGCCCGGGTGGATCGCGATCGCGCTCGCCGTCCTCGCCGTGCACGTGTGCCTGTGGCTGGCGATGCGCTTCTCGATCTACATCCACCGCATCCTCGGCGACGGCGGAACGACGCTCGTCACCCGGATCGCCGGTCTGCTCCTCGCGGCCATCGCCACCCAGCTCATGGCCGACGCCGTCTTCGCCTTCATCGACGCCCACGCCTGA
- a CDS encoding PHP domain-containing protein has translation MPVRPFVDLHAHSSVSDGTEPPAQVMAAARAAGLDVVALTDHDTWDGWDEAAAAVGRTGVALVRGAEISTSAGGTSVHLLSYLHDPQARGLGAAVARARESRLGRARRMVERIAQDFDLTWEEVERRLEPGGTVGRPHIADALVDRGYVADRSTAFTELLDTRGPYYVPYDAPDVIEAIELVRRAGGVPVMAHPRAGSRGRVVEDEVIAQMAEAGLAGLEVDHRDHDEGAKAQLRGLAAELDLFVTGSSDYHGAGKPNRLGEHLTDPDVLAQIESEGYLPVLRP, from the coding sequence GTGCCAGTCCGTCCGTTCGTCGACCTCCACGCCCACTCGAGCGTGTCCGACGGCACCGAGCCGCCCGCCCAGGTGATGGCCGCGGCGCGCGCGGCCGGGCTCGACGTCGTCGCCCTCACCGACCACGACACGTGGGACGGCTGGGACGAGGCCGCCGCCGCCGTCGGGCGCACCGGCGTCGCCCTCGTGCGCGGCGCGGAGATCTCGACGTCCGCCGGCGGCACGAGCGTCCACCTCCTGTCCTACCTCCACGACCCGCAGGCGCGCGGCCTCGGTGCCGCGGTCGCCCGGGCCCGGGAGTCCCGGCTCGGCCGGGCGCGCCGGATGGTCGAGCGCATCGCGCAGGACTTCGACCTCACGTGGGAGGAGGTCGAGCGGCGGCTCGAGCCCGGGGGCACGGTGGGCCGCCCGCACATCGCCGACGCGCTCGTCGACCGCGGCTACGTCGCCGACCGCTCGACCGCCTTCACCGAGCTCCTCGACACCCGCGGGCCCTACTACGTGCCCTACGACGCCCCCGACGTCATCGAGGCGATCGAGCTCGTCCGCCGCGCGGGCGGTGTGCCGGTCATGGCCCACCCGCGCGCGGGCTCGCGCGGCCGGGTCGTCGAGGACGAGGTCATCGCGCAGATGGCCGAGGCAGGCCTGGCCGGCCTCGAGGTCGACCATCGCGACCACGACGAGGGTGCCAAGGCCCAGCTGCGGGGCCTGGCCGCAGAGCTCGACCTGTTCGTCACCGGGTCGAGCGACTACCACGGCGCGGGCAAGCCGAACCGGCTGGGGGAGCACCTCACCGACCCGGACGTGCTCGCGCAGATCGAGAGCGAGGGGTACCTGCCCGTGCTGCGTCCGTGA
- a CDS encoding aminopeptidase P family protein: MTDTDSTESQPLSERGSNRSQRPSSPAFRAFIASGWQEQEPTLPEQSPAAPFAAARRERLGALFPGERLVLPAGTLVTRSNDTDYRFRPNSAFAHLTGLGTDEEPDAVLVLHPVAEGEDTHEAVLYFRPRAGKDTEEFFADARYGELWVGQRPSLEEVAALTGLRTAHIDSLGDELAKDAGPGGVQLRVVRGVDAAVEAQVESARRGQEETEAADARLAEALSELRLRKDDFEVAEMRKAVAATAEGFADIVRALPRAVEHERGERVIEGVFGARAREEGNAVGYDTIAASGNHANTLHWIRNDGAVRPGDLVLIDAGVEVDSLYTADITRTIPVDGVFTAAQRKVYEAVLDAADAAFARAGQPGARFRDVHAAAMEVLAARLESWGLLPGTAEESLAEEGQFHRRWMVHGTSHHLGIDVHDCAQARREMYLDAELEPGMVFTIEPGLYFRADDLTVPEELRGIGVRIEDDVLVRADGTVENLSAALPRRVEDVEAWMASLRG; this comes from the coding sequence ATGACGGACACGGACAGCACGGAGAGCCAGCCGCTGAGCGAGCGTGGCTCCAACCGCTCCCAGCGACCCTCCTCCCCCGCCTTCCGCGCGTTCATCGCCTCCGGCTGGCAGGAGCAGGAGCCGACCCTCCCCGAGCAGAGCCCGGCGGCCCCGTTCGCGGCCGCCCGCCGCGAGCGCCTGGGCGCCCTGTTCCCCGGTGAGCGCCTCGTCCTGCCGGCGGGGACGCTCGTCACGCGGTCCAACGACACCGACTACCGCTTCCGGCCGAACTCGGCCTTCGCCCACCTCACCGGCCTGGGCACCGACGAGGAGCCCGACGCCGTCCTCGTCCTCCACCCGGTCGCCGAGGGCGAGGACACCCACGAGGCGGTGCTCTACTTCCGCCCGCGCGCGGGCAAGGACACCGAGGAGTTCTTCGCCGACGCCCGCTACGGGGAGCTGTGGGTGGGCCAGCGGCCGAGCCTGGAGGAGGTCGCCGCGCTCACCGGGCTGCGCACCGCCCACATCGACTCCCTGGGCGACGAGCTCGCCAAGGACGCGGGCCCCGGTGGGGTCCAGCTGCGCGTCGTGCGCGGCGTGGACGCCGCCGTCGAGGCGCAGGTCGAGTCCGCCCGCCGCGGGCAGGAGGAGACCGAGGCCGCCGACGCGCGGCTCGCCGAGGCGCTGTCGGAGCTGCGGCTGCGCAAGGACGACTTCGAGGTCGCCGAGATGCGCAAGGCCGTCGCCGCGACCGCCGAGGGCTTCGCCGACATCGTCCGCGCGCTGCCCCGGGCGGTCGAGCACGAGCGCGGCGAGCGCGTCATCGAGGGCGTCTTCGGCGCCCGTGCCCGCGAGGAGGGCAACGCCGTCGGCTACGACACGATCGCCGCCTCGGGCAACCACGCGAACACCCTGCACTGGATCCGCAACGACGGCGCCGTGCGCCCCGGGGACCTCGTCCTGATCGACGCGGGCGTCGAGGTCGACTCGCTCTACACGGCCGACATCACCCGCACCATCCCGGTCGACGGCGTGTTCACCGCCGCCCAGCGCAAGGTCTACGAGGCCGTGCTCGACGCCGCGGACGCCGCGTTCGCGCGGGCCGGGCAGCCCGGGGCACGCTTCCGTGACGTCCACGCCGCCGCGATGGAGGTGCTCGCCGCCCGGCTGGAGTCGTGGGGCCTGCTGCCCGGCACGGCCGAGGAGTCCCTCGCCGAGGAGGGCCAGTTCCACCGCCGCTGGATGGTGCACGGCACGAGCCACCACCTGGGCATCGACGTCCACGACTGCGCCCAGGCGCGCCGGGAGATGTACCTCGACGCCGAGCTCGAGCCGGGCATGGTCTTCACCATCGAGCCCGGTCTGTACTTCCGGGCCGACGACCTCACCGTCCCCGAGGAGCTGCGCGGCATCGGCGTGCGCATCGAGGACGACGTCCTCGTCCGCGCGGACGGCACCGTGGAGAACCTCAGCGCCGCGCTCCCGCGCCGCGTGGAGGACGTCGAGGCGTGGATGGCGAGCCTGCGCGGCTGA